ATGGACTTCTATAAAACTTGTCTTAAGACTTCTGAGCAAAACTTGAATTAGGAATGTTTTGTCAGTACCTTCTTCGGTGCTGTGAATTCTGATTAGTTTTGGTAAGATGTGCAAGAATTTGATCTATGTTTATTTTTGTGGGATCTATATTGGaaatgtcaaaagtgcattcgaATGGGTCTTCACTTCCCAGAGTTTTGGCCAAAACTGTTAGAGGTGACTTCTCATATGTATTGTTATAATCCGAGATATATGAACCTCACGGTACTTTACAAATCTAATGCAATCTTATTATCAATTGAAAAAATGTAGTTACAGCAAGTGAAAAATAATCATGAAGTTTCAATAGTGCCcatgttgaaaatcaaagttGAACTAAAATACTACCTTCACAACCAATTAGCGTAATTTAGTTATGAACCATAATTTACTAGTTTTTGCCTCCCTACATTCAACGACTTTGTTCATCACATTCAAAGCACTCTCTTATTAACCTAACAGGTCAAATGAAAATCCTGTTCCAGtcaatccaatttcaaacatAGCAGTTAGCACCGGCAATGCTTCCCACTCTCTATGATCTTGTCAAGTTGGTCGAtgtcaattcattcattttctagAAGTTTCTTGTGCAATAATTACATTTGTGATTTTATGGTCCGGGGAGATCGATGCATCTTTCTCCTCATAACTTTCATGACAAAAAAAACTGTTCtcggaaaattattttccgagTTTTCAGtatttgaatgaaaaaaaaattaattgatctaTGAAGATATTGTCCATGGACTGAAAACAATCAATTTAGAtgggaagaaattttatttttctgacaaaaagggaaaaaatttcctaaaatataaaataaatgaaaactaactatttttctttttttttttttaaatgttgataaaaatattttccattattccaaaattttcaatgaaacaaacatcattttttttttttttggtagaagcAAACATACCATTTTACAAGCCATACTTACACAATTTTCCACAAACTTTAAGCTAtgtcttcatttattttattgtagCTTGTAATGCTTGACAAATGGCCCACTTGGTTTGGCTTTCGGAGaatgaaaaatgcaatttcctttGGGAGAATgaggttttccaaaatgcaaataatgtttggtaaaatttgcgtTGAGAAATAACTTTGATCAAAATACCgtttaataaaatttgtatttgtaaacgacttttattaaattaaaaaaaaaacaaaaacaaaaacaaaaaattgtatttttttttttttttgaagtctcGCCATCGGATTGCTTGATCTAGCGGTCATACCGCTGGATTTGGCCCCTAGATGGTTGCTGGGGCCGCGCGACCCAAGCGTCGCCTAAAGTCCGGCGACGGTTGCCGAGGTCGGGTGACCCTcaggcggcggtcgccggcACGCACAACCTCTTGGCCAACAGCCGTCGGCCTTCGGTCGGCTTCTTCGTGCGGTGGTGTGCGATgattttggagaagatgaacagtactgGGGATTTGCATTCCGAAGATACAACTTCCCAAAGTACCTTTAGAGTTACATTGggctaaaggcccttagagccacttggggcgcgcatgacaaaatttctatttctcgatttctctatttctcttcttccctgaacaggtttggaacaaaaccgtttggtaacgcatttgatttctctatttctttctattctagaaatagatttctaAAAATCGGGTTTCACGAAtctgaaatcaaaccatataaaagaaccttgcgctttcttgctaacttaattcactcataaccacaacttcacaaattattgctaattcttttcttattttgctcgtgtttttttttttttgcattttttttcatttttttttataacttccttTTTAGAatgaaaggcaatcgaatgggttcccaattttaaaaaaatgaccaaagttcttaaatgcttaattaaaaacaatggggctttttcctcctagaaaagACACGCGCATGgctagttgaagaaaaagttcttacgtaatagatgaataaaaaacgtgtctagaaatttaaccttattttttttatggattcaaaattcttgcaaaatcaaaataattagattgttacacaatcttgaattttaattcgaaggcaagagattcaagagaatctctctctttgatatGCAAGgatcattaaaggttcattgagcaataataaagaaattagggatgagcaattgAACTAATTCAAttagagaatcaaaataaaccgaacTTCCCCCGATTGattcctaaccataaacgttactttaaggtagaattctcatatattcatttacaccattaattttattttgttgataatcttgtataatactagtttttgatcaaatgacAATGATGTGTAGGtgccattgatggcacccatattcatgcttctgCGGTACTTGTCTAAACCTACgtaggatgagcttgcaaacgatacattgaccgataaaggaaaccaaataaatacgcttagaaaaacaattgctaataaaatggcaaggaataataatatgccggaaattccatgaaattgtattttcaacttttgtaatgtattagtattatttcgactattattttatatttgaggatttcctatgttgttttagtattatttagactattattttatatttgaggatttcttatgatgttatctaattaatttctatttctaggaatagaaattttgttttattatcaaatggatttctattttataaatagaaattttgagtcgttatcaaataGGTTTCTTTGTTCAAAACTTGTcctagggaatagaaattaagaaattgatttctggtcagaaatcaatttctgtttcagaaattttgtcatacgcAGCTTTGGAGATACAATTGCATCTTGcccaaaaaaacaaactaaacaCGTTTGTATTTGACTAAGGGACTTTAGAGTTCGAAAGTGAAATGCCCAACCAAACTAGGCCAAAGAGGACAGGTTGTTGCGAGAAGCTGTGAATTCACGAAAAGCAAGATGGAAATTGGGATTATTACTCGATTACTTGCTCCACTCCGCTCGTTCTCTTTTGGAAGGACGTGAATGACCGAAAAAAGGCCCCTCTTTTTGCCTGCCATCAAGTAAGAGCTTGTCTGCTAcggtcccaaaaaaaaaagaaaaaaagaaaaaaagagtaagAGATTGTCTCATTCTTTTCATACTTCTATAGAgtgaatttcaaaaatcaacagCGGATTCACATTCAAGGCTAGCGGCGGATCAAGCAATGGGCAATCGTATCGGGTGATTTGAGCATCGACTGCACCTGCctttcaagaccattcatgtCAAAAATGAAGCACGTTTAACATCCTCCTAATTATATGGAGGAGGCTGATTAGTGTTTGTTTGTTAAAAACAATTTATGTTcttcggaacaaaaatttctattcttttattctggggaataaaaaaagaatataaacgtgtttggtaaaacttttattctcggaaataaaaacaagaaatagaaaaaagtaacttcttgtttttggaaacagtttctagaatcaatttttctttttcttattttttcttctattttcttcttcttcttccttttgccggtcGCTAGCCTTAGCCATGGCCGACGTCGGCGACAGCCGACGAGGCCGGTGACCTTACCGAAGCATCGCCGGCCTCAGGAGACATCGAGTCACGATGAGGCTTGttagctcaagcctcgccgtggctcaCCATGGTTgcgcgaggcttggcctcacctggctaggcaaggttgagcctcacatggccacggcgaggctcggcctccctaGTCAACGCAAGGCCGGGCCTTGCTAGGCCAAGGTGAGCCTGAGGCTTGCTGGGGTTAGGCTAGCCTTCAGTGAGCATACTAGACGTCGCCCAGCTagctaaagagaaaaagaaaaaggaaaaagaaaaaaataaaaaattaaaaaaaaattaaaagaaataaaaaaagaatctaagaattttaccaaatgtatttctatccaagattagaaattttggtaagttaccaaatgcgttttttgttaaaaaattattcccgagagcaaaaataaaataaaaaatcatttctcataaaaattattctccggaataaaatggttaccaaacacatccttAGATTCCTTTGTGCCAGCCATTTTGAAAGTCACAAAGTATGATGCCCATTCACCCTTGTGACTTTCTTTGacatttttagtttatttgtACATACGTGCTCATTGTAGACTACTATTGtctttagagaaaaaaaaaaaaggaaaaagaaaggaaaaaaaaagaagactacTATCGTCTTCAAAGTTATATAACATCAAAGTGGAGGTTAAGCCAAGCTCTgggagaggccgggcgagggccgtcaCCCTCGCTGGCGGTAGgcaagggcttcgcggccctcgcccagtggcCGGCGAGCTTCATCGGAGGCTCGGCGACAACCGCAAAGAAGAAAgcgaaaagaaaggaaaaagaaaaaaaattaataaaaattaattaaaaattcgaaaaatcattaaaaatcataaaaattgccacatcaagtCCGGCCAAAGCGCCGACATCTACGTgccaaaaaaattagggatggactgaattggcaccaatattaaaatatttaaaactgaattggtcaaattgaaaagtttaaaactgaataggtttatgacttttttggtacttttcgcAAGAtcgaaataaaattgcatgaaaCAATGTTCtactaaaagagaaaatgtactaATAATGGGCTTTAAGTAAAACTAGTTTTAATCGAATCCCTCAATTCAAAATTACTAGTTCCTAGAAGTAAGGTAGTCTTGCATGCCCTTTGTCCAGCTTCTAACCTAGCTTAGAATAAAGTTAGTGGCTATTCTAAATTAAATTCGATAAATAATAAGTAAGGAAGCCGAGATGCAAACATTAAGGTTAAAGAGGGTCTATGCTAAAAAAGAGGGTTATCCGCGTCCGCCTAACCATTCGTCAAAACCTTAGGCTGGATGACTCGAGCCAGGTCAAGCCGGTTGGATTGTTTACCTTACccgttagttttttttttttttttttttttttttttttttttttttttatgggtccGGTCGTTTTTCCACCGCTATATATTTCATTACCGAGAAATTTTCCGACATTCCTTCTTTCAAAACCTCATCGGCTCCTCGGTTGGTTTTTCCAATTTCAATCACCGCCTGCCCGCAAATTGGGGAGGTTAATCCCGAGCCCAACAACTTGGGGAAAACTCATGAAGTTGCTGGTACATAACCTTGCCCCCCTCTCTCATTTCTATCTACGCTGCTGAACCATTGTTCATCCGTCgcaaattcttttgaaatcaaTTCAATCAGGACAAGAtaatgcagaagaagaagacggcGGGGGAGGCCCAGCCTCAGCCCCAGCTTCAGCTCAGATGGCACGAAGCAGGCCCCGTCCACTGGACCGAGACCTCAGATTCCGTCTCTCGCCGCTTCCAATTCGAGCCCGATGGTCAACTCTCCGTAAGTCGTGGTCACGCTAATTTCTTCTTGAATGTGGTGGTGCCTGTTCTTACGGTCGACTGATTCGGAGCGTGAAACATGTGGGGATGGATGTCAGGTGAAATTGCTCGATGACTCGAGGCCCGTTGCTCATAGGGTGGTCGATTCCTTTCTGAACAAGTTCTTTCCTTCAGGATACCCCTacaggtaaaaaaaaaaagggtctgattttgtttctgttcactgttcaagaggaagattgCCTTGGGCTAATCGTAAAATGTCTTTCTCGATTCTGATTTTATACAGTGTGAACGAAGGTTATTTGAGGTACACACAATTCAGGGCTCTGCAACACCTCTCGAGTGCTGCTCTCTCCGTGTTATCAACTCAGGTCTATCTGCGATGCCTGAACAGACCATCCTAGTTTGATGGCATGTTCCATTTTGGTGATTTTGTGCATATTTGCGAGTTTTAGCATTACTTGGAGAATGGATACTTACATTGGACCGACATATGTTGTGGGAGGCCATTTTCTATGTGCTAACTCCTCTGCAGTCCCTTCTCTTTGCTGCAGGATTGAGGCCTACCCCGGCTCAAGCGACTGTCGTGAGTTGGGTAAGTTATAATCATATAGTGGCACCAGTTTTGGCCTGTTGGGGTGTTTGAAGATTATTTTGGTATATGTTTTCTCGACACAGATTCTAAAGGATGGGATGCAGCATGTGGGAAAGCTTATATGCAGCAATTTGGGTGCTAGAATGGATTCAGAGCCTAAGCGTTGGAGGATTTTAGGTTTGTATTTTGGCAGGATATATCAGTCTCCTGTGTCACTATTGTGACATTAGTGCCTTCTATATTTTAAACAAGGTGATACCATCTTCAACTTGATCGATATTCTCATTTGTAAAATTGTCTCTGCAGCTGATGTGCTGTATGATTTTGGTACTGGCATGGAAGTTCTTTCTCCCCTATGTCCTAATCTTTTCCTTGAGATGGCCGGACTTGGTAACTTCGCGAAGGTACATGTACTTGTCTTTAACAGATAGTGCTTAGACTTCTCTATATGTTCTGGTATCATTTATTAACGAGCATCTGTAGAAAAGAATTGAATGATCTCTATCATGGCAAGTCAAGCAATGTCTGAATATTAGTTTCTCCAGTTGTTTTCGTGCATCTAGTTCTTCTTTCAGAAATTCAGGTTCTGCTTCATGACTTGATAGGGAATGGCAGTTGTGGCAGCAAGAGCAACGAGATTACCAATTTATTCTTCGTTTGCTAAAGAAGGCAATCTCAGTGACCTTTTCGCTAAAGGGGAGGCTATCTCAACTCTTTTTAACGTTGTTGGCTTAGGTGTAGGCATCCAGCTAGCATCAACAATATGTTCGTCAATGCAAGGAAAGGTATAGTGCCTACAAGAGCTTGATTTTTcacaatattttttctttcattgtttaTATTGTTGCATCGATCCTCTGAGCAAATTGGATGCAGTCTGAGGCTTTTGTTGGCAGCATGTAATGAGTGGGTGCAATTGGCCCCCCTTAATTAAGttgcaataaaagaaaagaaaaaataagattcAAGCTATAAGCCCACTCAACTTTTAGTTACTTCAACAGAAACAGAAGTAATTGAAAATTGAGGTTTTGGTACCTGAACCTCTTAATCAACTCATGTTGATTCTCGTTTTTGTAAAATTATCGAATCTGTTGGATGTGCCAAATAATTGGATTATTGTGCCCTTTCTAGTTTATCAATATCTACTTTGATAGATAAGTCAAATTGTGTCGGTTCGCTTGCAATGTATGTATGGTTATGTAACAATGTTGTAATTTAGCTCAATTTGCATGTGAAAGTTGTGAAACACGGACCaaaatctttatttaaaaaaaaaaaatcagacccATAGTTTGTAATTGAGAGCATAGTTACTCTTGCATTAAAAGTACTTCTGTCTTCTTATTGCCCCCACTGACAAATGGACGTAGCTCAGCCATTTATTAATAGCTGCTTTTTGCATATTCAAATATCTGTccagttattaaaaaaaaaaaaaaaaagcagccttttacttttttttcgaAAAACACAATGTTTGCCAAATCCCTGGGACAGCTTGCCCTTTTTCATCAATAAGGGAAAAAAGTTTAATTCTAAATGGCACCAATGGGTGCCCTGTATACAGTGTTATTTGCCAGGTATTGGTTCAGTAAGTCTAGTATGCTATTTACATCAAGACTGGAATTGATGAAACCAAAAGTTCAGTAAGTCTAGTATGCTATAACAGCAACTTCTTGACAGAACTAAAGTGAACTTTAGGATGAATGACGAATGTTCTATCTTTAATTTCATCCAAAAGGGTTCTTTTGGATCAGATTTAATAGGACTTGTTGGAGAGTTGGGAGATTTGAATTGTAATTCCCAAGATGTATGGTTAGGTCATGTATACAGACGATAAGTTGAACTAAGGGGTTATTGAACTTGTGAAATTCtgtcaaaatatattttaaattagtgCTCCAGTATCTGTTCATGTGTTCTACCGATAAATTGTCTGTAGTTCATCTGTTATCAGTCAGGTTTAGGCATTGCTGGTATTTGGTACATTTCCTAAATGAACTTGATAAAAAGTTTTGAAGGGTCTCTTGAAATTTGAGGTCTACTTGACAATTGTAAGTGTCCGATGCCTGTATCTTAATTGAATACCTCAATTATGGGTCCTGGAGCTATCTCTACTGCTTCTACTCCTTTGAGTAAAGTTTGATACTCAAATAAAAATGGTTTGATGTGCATTAAGGAACTTGCTTTGCCTTCTTTCTGTTTTTCGCACATACAATCATTCAGACATGTAGATCCAAAACGAATGACAGAAAAGGTCAAGCGTACTTATGTATCTTCATCTCCAAAAGAGCTCTATTTGCTTCAGTTAATGGAAGACTATCAGGTTTAGCTTCTCATGCAGATTAAATTCCTAAGTCCCAGGCAATTCCAGAAATCACTTAAGTTTCTGCATCTAGCTTACCAGTTTTAAGACAAATGAATGCATCTAGTTTACCAGTcgttaacttctttttttcatatcaGTGAAATCATTTCGAAATTCTTGCAGATGCTTGCAGGACCTCTCCTCTCTGCCATTCACATATATAGTGTCACTGAAGAGATGCGAGCTACCCCAGTGAACTCATTAAATCCACAGAGAACTGCTATGATTGTAGCCGACTTTCTTAAGGTTTGATCCTAAGCTATGTGGTCTGGACTGGCTAATTCATTAGATTGTTATGAATTAACATCACTCAATTTCCAAAGTTACAGACTATCCATTTAATTCTTTTCTCCTGAATTCTATTTCTTGAATTGATACAGACGGGAAAAGTATTGAGCCCAGCTGATTTACGGTATCGGGAAGATCTCCTCTTTCCTGGGCGACTCATAGAAGAAGCTGGGAACGTGAAAGTTGGAAGAGCCTTACATGATGTTTTTAGGCCTTCAAAGATTAACGGGTGGAAGGAAAAACTTCCGGAGGAGAAGTTTCTTTTAAGTCGTGGCAGTAAATGGATCGACATGGTCCTCGAGCACAATGCAACTGGTGAAGATGCGTTGAGGGGTTGGTTGGTTGCCGCGTATGTTGGATGTATGGAGAAGTCTTCTCATGAGATGAGCACGCAAGTCTTGCAAGATGCTTACTTGAAGATGAGTGATATCTTTTCCCCGTTTTTAGCTGAAGTACAAGCCAAAGGATGGCATACTGATCGATTTCATGATGGAACAGGAAGTCGATTTGCATGGTAGTGTTATTGTTATTTTGATGGTATACATCATATTCTTTTGCATAATTGCCGCGTCCTCTTTACTGTgcagctttttccttttttcttgggTCTTCCCCCTTAAACGAGTTACAGCTGCTTTGCTCGTTCGTGCTATTGACCAAATTAGCCAAGAGAAATATGGAGTAAAATAAGAAATGGTTGTGCATTCAATTGTGTTTATCAGATAAAGAAGACCGAAAACGTGGAAAATTTGTCTTGAATCATATAAAGGAGAGAGAAACAGGTGAAAACAAAGATTCCTTGACTCCAAATTCTGTAGGTCTCGTGGGCATTGTAGGAATACATCAGCGACAAATTAGCCAAAGGAGAAAGGCAGAAAAATAGAACCACGCCAGCAGTTCTAGCTGTCTCAtcttttgttaaattgaaaGGAAATTAAGTTTCGTTCCTTAATAATTGCACCATCGTCATCCCAAGTAACTAGTAAGCGTGCTTTCCATTCGAGGATGAAAGTTAGGCTCCACCTTGTCAACCAAAGCTCAGCTCCAAGAGGTTAATCTGTAACACAAAATCTGGGTTAAGGATTCAGGGACTAGTGCTCAAATTGGTCCTTTGATGCTTGAGTAAGTTAATTAttgaaagagaggaagagtaTAAAGAATTCAGATTATGATTTTAGAAAGTCCAACTCCATACCTGAAGACCCCTTTACCTCTTACGGGCATTCCTCTTATTCAGATTAGCAGCAAAGAtatttaccaattcagtccctATTAGATGCTACGAAGCTCTATATTTTGCATAATGGAATTGCAGAAGCCTGAAAAAGATAATCACCCGCTTATTATAGACTAAGCTTTAAGTGTTTACATAAGCAGCAAAATGACCGGAGGCAAGATTTCAATGTACAGTGCAACGTATGTAGACCATATTTCTTTGGGATATTAGAGAAGAAAGACATTGGATACTACACcacaacattaaaaaaagaatgctAGCTCAAAATCACATGCAAAAACAAATATATCAAGGAAATGTGTGCTATCAACTAAAACCAGTTGCTTGCAAGAAGCAGCCCTCTTCGCCTCGTTGTCTATCGATTATTATGGCTGCTTTCAAAATTCATCCTCCTCATACTCTCAACACATGTATttcctgaaaaaagaaaaaaaaagtatggtGTGATATTGGATTTTGTTATGGTATTCGATATGATATTGAGTAATAGTTTCTCATAGTTGTGCTGTGATATCGATGTTCCTTTGGTGGGATTATGCATGTGCACCTGTCCCATTATACATTTCTGGTCTTATGCAAAAGATTATATCTGCTCAGCAGCAAGGTATATTAATGTGTTATATATGATTTATGTGTGTCGATTATTATGATAAGTGGATATATATTGTTTATCTATTGAATTAAGTGGATATATATATCTACTGTGTTAAATTaatcattgatttttattgaataagcTATTTTTACATACATCTGCATTTCTAATCACCGGTAGAGGTAGAGGATTACTTATTGCCTAATTAGCTCATTCCTGTATAATATAATGTTTTTTCATATATAGCTAAATTGTTGAGGATAGTGTCACGGGTTGGTTGTTTCCAGTTGATCACACACCCGTGTAGccttaggattttttttatctttagtCAACCTCAAACACACACACGCACAAACGCAAGGGTCGTATGAACAAGAATCGAGTGTATTTATTTGTAAACGAGCTAAACATAATGAGGGGGAGGGACCTCTATTTATACAAGTTTGGGTCTCATCTCATCCGTTGATCCTCTCTTTGATCTAACAATTGTGTTTGAACATGTATCATCATTACAAATTTGTATATTAGGCTACTCAATGGTTCTAGGCCTTGGGAAAGTCTAGGGCGTGTGTCAGAAATAAGGGCAAGACTAGCGGGGCCTCCTGACATGGAGTAAGTGAACGGTCACAGGCTTTTGTCTGTATTGCGCATGGGCCGATTGTGCGTTGATCATGGGTCGTTCATGGATTTATCGTGGGCTGCTCATGGGCTGCCCTCGATGCATGACACAACCCCATCCGATCagtcttggatcatgcttcgTCTGTGGGCCATATGCTGTGAGTTGGGTTATTTTCCATGTTCGGTGGCATCTCGAGGAGATAGGAGAAGACCAGTTTGTTTTTTATAATAGTGTATTAAACCTATGGACACAATTCCGTCGTATACAAGCCGTCAAGGATATGTGGAATAATTTTCACCCGCGTTTTAATTTAGTGATATAATTGAGGTTATATAGTTTAGTTGCTTTGCGTGTGTTTGGGATTATAAAAATGCATCAGCGGCGCTGCTGCGCATTCGTTTTGAGTCAGCGATATGACTAGTCCGTATAGGAAGGGAAAAGCTCTATTAGATTAACTTCAGTTGTGGGGATTAGAAAATGGCAGTTGGGCATGCCGAGAAACAGGTGAAGGACTTGAGTGCAAAAAAGAGTTTTAATTAAACCGAGGTGAAAAGAGCAACCGTGAAGAATCTTTTCATGGCTTCGAtctgaagaaggaaacaagTAGAGACTAGTATTTGAGAACGTGAGATTTGGCGAGGATGGATCGGAACTCTCGTTAACTAAATCAATTGATTTACAAGCTGGTCCAAAGAGCCTCCATCGCCTGGTTCCATGGTCTAGTGGTCAGGACATTGGACTCTGAATCCAGTAACCCGAGTTCAAATCTCGGTGGAACCTTTTTCAAGCTCTACGCACtgatatattctttttatttttttccggGAGTAAAGCTagcataaaaaacaaaataattttgtgTATTTTGTTTCTCAGGAGACGTCTGGAGctcttattaattattttttcttctctttgaaaGTAAGGTACATAATCGATGCTAAAAGTTTTACTTGTGTGCTCACACGCTTCCGCTTAAATGTTCATAGCATACAAGTAAGAACACGTAAAttcatatacattttttttattttggcagaacagaaaatttaaatttagaagatgtgtttttactgttcttttttttttaaattgctctTTTGAGGAGTGTTGGTATGAAGTTACACACAAGTAAAGAAGATCAAAGGAAACGATTATGTAGACTCTGAAGAAAGCTAACGCAAAAGACATGACCTAATAACAAGTCCAAATCACCACCTTCGAGAAATTAGCATCTAGGCCGCTATACATCATTATCATTCATTCACTTCGAAAGATTTATGTGAAAATTTTCAACACttaagaaaaatatcataaggCGCATATTCAATTTCTCCACTGTGagataaattgattttgatagAATCTTTTTCTGTAATAATTCGAATGCAAATTGAATCTATCAAATAAATTCG
The nucleotide sequence above comes from Eucalyptus grandis isolate ANBG69807.140 chromosome 2, ASM1654582v1, whole genome shotgun sequence. Encoded proteins:
- the LOC104427999 gene encoding protein root UVB sensitive 2, chloroplastic yields the protein MKLLDKIMQKKKTAGEAQPQPQLQLRWHEAGPVHWTETSDSVSRRFQFEPDGQLSVKLLDDSRPVAHRVVDSFLNKFFPSGYPYSVNEGYLRYTQFRALQHLSSAALSVLSTQSLLFAAGLRPTPAQATVVSWILKDGMQHVGKLICSNLGARMDSEPKRWRILADVLYDFGTGMEVLSPLCPNLFLEMAGLGNFAKGMAVVAARATRLPIYSSFAKEGNLSDLFAKGEAISTLFNVVGLGVGIQLASTICSSMQGKMLAGPLLSAIHIYSVTEEMRATPVNSLNPQRTAMIVADFLKTGKVLSPADLRYREDLLFPGRLIEEAGNVKVGRALHDVFRPSKINGWKEKLPEEKFLLSRGSKWIDMVLEHNATGEDALRGWLVAAYVGCMEKSSHEMSTQVLQDAYLKMSDIFSPFLAEVQAKGWHTDRFHDGTGSRFAW